AAAACAATATTGGCCCGAGGACAGTACCTTGCGGTACCCCTCTGTTAATGCTAACAAACTCGGTGACAAAGCTGTCCACAACTACTCTCTGTTTCCTATTGCTAAGAAAACTGACAATCCAATTGATAACATAAGGATTCATATTAAGTGACATTAACTTATTGCAAACAATAGCATGTGGAACACTGTCAAAAGCCTTAGagaaatcaaaggaaaaaactCTTACGAAGTCCATTGCTCCATCCAGCCATTTTAGCCAATGATGATGACAAGTAAGGAGCGCCAAGGTTGTATTGCATCCTTCTTTATAGGAAAACTTGTCTGCGCCAATAGCAGACCCTAATACAGGAGACAGCTCTTGCTTAACTGCCACTCTTTCAAAGAGTAACATTAGTTAAAGATATTGGTCTCAACTGATTACATGTTTCGAAAGGAGTCTCTTTAGATATTGGGAATAATATTAGCTAGCTTCCACAAACAGGGGCCCAACTGTTTTTTGAGAGAAGAGTTAAATACTTTGGTGATCATTGGCGCAAGTTGATAAGCATAATCCCTCCAGATCCAAAACGGAAGTCCATCTGGACCCGGAGCAGTGCGCTTTAATGTACTCAGAAACTTCCATACAGTAAGCACCTCAATTGTAGGAATACGAGTGCCATCCGAGATAGAAAGGACGTCGGGCGAAGAGTACTGATCATCAGTGTTGATAGACaggaaatataaattaattGTTTTCGGGTCTATAGTATAGCTGACGGGTGCATTGCGAGCCTGCCTACCGGTGATCATATTGACAGTGTTCCACCACCTCCTCGAGCTGGTGTGATAACTACTTCTATCATTAACTGCGCGGATTTGATTTAATTCGCTCTTGCAGGACATGGTTTTCGGACTGTCTATGACTCCGTGAGTTCTTTTTCCTGATTTTACACAAATGTTTAACAAGAGGAGACATATAAGGCGGATCTCGGGATCCTTAATAATCGGGAAGCATTCATAAACATCAAAAATAGAGTATCGCTTAAGCGTCTAACATTACCACTGGGATCATCAGAAATGGTAAAACGTTCCCAGCCAAACTGCTCCATCTTTTTGTCCATACAAAGTTTACTCTCATTCAAACGATCCCTCCTACCATGGGCTTAATGAAAATGCTTCCCAATTgccgaatttttgtgttcagtgacacgttgaaaaaggtgtcgggctgtatagccgacataatctgcatcacacagatcacacaCAAAATGATAAACGACGCATCACTGATTAACAATTGACGGCTTGGCTTCTCTAGGTTTTAGGTCTTGTTCTAATTTCTTGCTTTCAAAAACTGGCTGCAAAGCAAGGCCAATCTTATTACTGGGACCATGCAACTGTCTCCGAACAGAATTAGCTGAACTTGATCTTTAAATGGTATATTAATTCTGACTTTGTTGCTCTCGTCAGTATTACCCATGGAGTCCTATAGATTCTGTTCTTTCTAATTTTGTGTCTCGAAAACTTTCTGTAGGAACAGCGGAGAGAAATGCTAACCATTTATGCtttctatagctttttatcgttttaaactttttttaaatcttacaatgttattaagcaacgttttttcgcaagtttttatcGTCGAATTTTATTCTAAGTCACTTCTTCTACGTATActttttaaggaatgttaaaagcgtgggctttaaggaatgttaaaggCACTGCTTTTAAGCAATGTTAAAGTTAAAGACGCtgattttaaggaatgttaaaagcagTGCTTTTTAGCATTGTAAAAAGGGGCGCTTTACCAACGTGATCTGAAGAATCGTTAAGGCCACCGCCTTTAAATAGTCTGTGcctttaatttaaaaaaacgaTAAACAATTACATATGAGCAACTAAACAGATGCTTTAGTGTGGGTGAGAAAATCCAAGTTCCAATCAGgttagctttttgaaaaacgGTGCACTTAGCAAGTTTTGGGGTTCGTTTTTACATAGCGTTCCTTTTTGTGCACCGAAGTACATATCTAGTCGGTCTTACTTTATATAGAGGGTTTTGCCGAGATGCGTAGAATgatccaaaaaaagaaaaaaaaacagcaaggaaatgagttcatttttttttcatatcgTCATATGATAAACATGTAGCTCAAATTTCATCTACAACTAGGaactattttttttagttttttaccATGACATTGTACACCGAAGATGAATTACAAATGTATTAAAACGATTCGCCAAATGAAGAGACGAGCTTTTTGAAATCATATTGTAGCGTGAGGTAATGTATTTCTTTGTTTCCCTAGCAGTCGACTGAAAATAATGACtttgagacaaaagaaaatgatacGGCACGCCACGATTCTGTTGATGTGGAAACAGGCTTTAAAATAGCGTGTACATCACGAATACCTAAAATAGATAGAAAATATAAGTGACCCAGTTTGGATGTGCCTTCAGTTGACTTGTTTTAGAGTTACATTTAATAATCTAGTGGTAAGGGCTAAAAGGCACACTCCCTCGTCCAACCCAAAGTAAATATACGTGTTGCCAGGTTCAAATTTTTCAAGGCCTTCGTTAACGAGACATTGTGACAGAAAAATTTTCCCAGTTTGGTTACTTGATCTATTTTCGAATATGTTAGCCAATATACGCGAGTTAGTTTGTTGATAAGGTTGATAAGAAGTTTTTCATAAGAGGAAAAAGAATCCTTTGCCTTCAATTTATCAGTGCATTGGATTCACGAGctcttctttttcagattcCGTAAGGTTGTCTCCAAAGTGGTAGGGTTTTTGCTTTCCATCCCATTCATCTTGCCAATCTTGAAGGCCAAACATCGCTTCGTCCTTGGATCCACTGATAAGGAAGTGACATGCTGTGATAGCATCAAAGACTGGCAAACCTGTGTAAAATCGAATGGCATTTGCATATGGAGGAAGCTCGGTGCATTCCAACAGAAATGCTCTGCTTTGTGGGTACTTCAAAAGTGCGCGAAAAGCCGTTCTTACGATCCATGGCTCGGCGTCTTGAACTTTCACTTTCTCGCCTTGAGCAATTGCTTCCCCAAATGTAGGGACATCTTCGCATCCAACAATGTTATAACGCTTATCTTTGGCGGCCACGCCACACTCATCCCGGACCAGATCGCTCATGTGCTCTAAGTCTTTCCCGTTCGCCGTCAAAATGATAAATTGCTCGTTCTCTGCAAAGCCGCGTGAAACAGCTGGAAGCTGGCAAAGAGGGCTCATAAAAACGGGGATGTTAGTTACTTGTCGGGCAATGCTTTGAAAGTTTATCATGAAACCACAGTCACCAGTTATTGCATTGACTTTTGTCTTTTCCACAAGCCATTTGATGGAATCCTTAAATCGCTTTTCAACTTGCGGAGTCATCTTCCCCTCCTTGCACATTTTAAACGTGAGACCGGGCACAACTTTGTAGTAAACATAGCAATCGAAGGAATCGGGGGAGTCGATGTCACCCTGGGCTGGAGGATAATCGTAATCTAGGCGAATAACTCCAAGACGAGGTGCTGctaattttttctctttgtaattGTTGTCAGTTTCAGAATTACTCCCTTGGCGATCTTCTTCCTGGTTTCCCTCAAGAGACTCTCCagacttcttctttttcttctctagTATTCTTGCCAGAGATCGCATCGTTACAAATGTGGAAAACGATTCAGATTCCGCAAGGTTATCTCTAAAGTGGTAGCGGTCTTGCTTTCCATCCCATTCACCCGGCCAACCTTGAAGACCAAATATCGCTATGTCCTTGGATCCACTGATAAAGAATTGACATGCTGTGATAGAGTCAAAGACTGGTAAACCTGTGTAAAATCGAAAGGCATTTGCATATGGAGAAAGCTCAGTGCATTCCAACAGAAATGCTCCACTTCTTGGGTATTTCAAAAGTGCATGAAAAGCCTTTCTTATGAGCCATGGCTGGGCGTTTTCGACTTTTACTTTCTCGCCTTTAGCAACTGCTTCACCAAATTTTGGGACAtcttcacatccaacaatgttatAACGCCTATCCTGGGTGTTCACGTCACACTCAACCTTGATCAGATCTTTCATGTGCTCCAGGTCTTTCCCGTTCGTCGTCAAAATGATGATTTGCTCGTTCTCTGCAAAGCCGCTTGTAATGGCTGGAAGCTGCCAAAGGGGGTTCATAAAAACGGGGATCTTAGTGACTTGTTGGGCAATGCTTTGAAAGTTTATCATGAAACCACAATCACCAGTTATTgcattgacttttttcttttctgcaaGCAATTTTATGGACTTCTTAAATCGCTTTTTAACTTTCTTGGTCATCTTCCCATCCTTGCACATTTTAAGCGTGAGACCAGGCACCACTTTGTAATGAACTTCACAATTGAAGGAGTCGGGGCAGTCCATGTCACCCTGCGCTGGAGGATAATCATAATCTAGACGAATAACTCCAACACAGGCTGCAGCTGATTTGCACTTTTTCTTATTGTTGTCGCTTTCAGAGGTATTCcctgaatgttttcttttaacgCCTCCTCGAGATCCGGACCTCATCATTTTCTTCTGTACTATTCTTCTCACCTGATATTTAGGGAAAACAAAAGATGGATTACACAGATCGCATCTTTATAGATGTGGAAAACGATTCAACAAAACCTGTTTAGAATTTTTAAATTACGAAACCAAACTCGCTTTTCTATGATCCCAATGGTCACAGATTTTGTGATTTGTACATTTTGCCCCTTTGCTTAGCTGAGCACGTGGTTTTGCTGCAATTGGTAGATTTTGTAACCTATATGCTAAGCATCACAAATCCgactaaattaaattaaaattctgaAGAATTGCCATTGGTAAGAATGAAGCAGGGTAAAGGTTCGTATACAAGAAATATAAAGCATTTTCGGTGTTGATATACAGTTATATGGACACGTGTGGAAATTGGGAAAGCGAGAAATTGTGTGGAAATACGACGGGCTGAATTGTTTGTCTGGAGTTGTGAATAATAGTTTGTCTGTAGGGCGCTGTCACGTAGtttttgtgattgttttatTGCGTTTCGTTCCAAATTTGTGTATACCAGATTTCTAAAGTAAGTCGTTGTTTGTAATTAGTGTTGTATAGAATTCATGTTGCCGAATCCTAGTCAATTTTTGTCGGTGATGTTTGGCAATGTGGTTAGTCTTGTCTCGTTTCTTTGAGGCTCGTTACAGCTCTGTAAGTCGTATATTTAAGTTTCTTCCAGTCTTCCCGATATAGATAGCCAGGCAATCGAAGCTGATCATCTTGTAGATTACATCTTGTTTTTCGTCCGgtgtttctttgtctttttcattGGTCATACAGTTTACTTGAGACACGATATCACGAATATTGTAAGGTGTGGAaaatggagcgatactgcccgcccgggactgcccgtttcgttcccgcaaacaaaatttcgccaaagttcaagcgagtgcacgaaagttttctttcgccgaaattattttctgccaaggtaaaaatattttgtgttttctctgtctttatggaaccagaaaaagcgtcaacgaggatgaaaacaaagtaaagaaaaatgttgatgagttttaaaaatacgttttgcaacaaTAACCGGTAAAGactaaagtttgttttgaatttgaaaatttgaaaatttgaatttgaaatttgaattggaaatgtaaccaatcaaaacattatattttctgcatttatccaatcaggatataggggaaCGCGCCATCACTTTAGCGTCTAaatggtttccttttcagtgctcgaaaacaAGTACGAAGGTCATTTTGTTGAGTGCTCTTtacgccatataataaatcttttactgaccaagctagttcggtcaagatggctgggtattggcctccttctctttttgcgtttttaagGACCGAGACGAAGCCAATATCCAGTCATCTT
Above is a genomic segment from Acropora muricata isolate sample 2 chromosome 1, ASM3666990v1, whole genome shotgun sequence containing:
- the LOC136925006 gene encoding uncharacterized protein — protein: MMRSGSRGGVKRKHSGNTSESDNNKKKCKSAAACVGVIRLDYDYPPAQGDMDCPDSFNCEVHYKVVPGLTLKMCKDGKMTKKVKKRFKKSIKLLAEKKKVNAITGDCGFMINFQSIAQQVTKIPVFMNPLWQLPAITSGFAENEQIIILTTNGKDLEHMKDLIKVECDVNTQDRRYNIVGCEDVPKFGEAVAKGEKVKVENAQPWLIRKAFHALLKYPRSGAFLLECTELSPYANAFRFYTGLPVFDSITACQFFISGSKDIAIFGLQGWPGEWDGKQDRYHFRDNLAESESFSTFVTMRSLARILEKKKKKSGESLEGNQEEDRQGR
- the LOC136924997 gene encoding uncharacterized protein; amino-acid sequence: MTPQVEKRFKDSIKWLVEKTKVNAITGDCGFMINFQSIARQVTNIPVFMSPLCQLPAVSRGFAENEQFIILTANGKDLEHMSDLVRDECGVAAKDKRYNIVGCEDVPTFGEAIAQGEKVKVQDAEPWIVRTAFRALLKYPQSRAFLLECTELPPYANAIRFYTGLPVFDAITACHFLISGSKDEAMFGLQDWQDEWDGKQKPYHFGDNLTESEKEELVNPMH